ttaatattatttataagtaaggagtatttatatattatctttagtattaaattacttttctttatattttagatttatagtattattagtataatatactcttactagtattatattaattttattagtatttttatatttcctagccccttatatataaaagtccttataatttaagtatattttagttttatttttattataaagtaatttatacttttatttttacttttatttaatttccttatccttatagtagaggtattatattatttgcCTAGCTATATCTCCtctatattttatactttacttacttttatattactaagtataaagttaatccctagctttttattttattctttataccttctttatagcttaaaatatagttcttattaagatactattaatagtttataaagtttccttttatttatcCTATTTAAGGAAAACtaggtttttttattatattattcttaatatctatagttttttaaattcttattatttttagaattcctttatttttctttttttaacttagtttctttatttttattattttttataaatatatttctatttttttagGTCTTATATactcttataatagcttctattttataatttatttttatgttttttttattcttttttagtAAGcgttttatcttttttataccttagtatataagtatctagtttaagctatataattaaaaggtctctattatagtattagttatacttactttatattatacctagTATTTAGGTCTTTTATGCTATTTAAGGTTCCTGCTATTAGGTTAGTCTTAAggcttacttactttagttaggattctttagtttttatagttctagatattattatactatatatcctatctagttatagttataatatttatatttagatatatcttatagcttattttaattattactaggttataTAGCTCCTAGGGATATAGGTCctaaatatattctatataaagtattattatagtaattaccttattattatccttagttttaagagttactttagttattatattattaattaaggtaatataagttatagctatttatttttcttatctTATTTACTCTCTCcttcttatatttatactattttttattaattttaattactataataatatactttataatattatctagttaatctgctttatataatttatctttaatttcttcctttaacCCTCTATAGTAAACCtctataaaggctttattatcttactaGGTTTTAGAGGCTAGTTATTAGAACTTAGTAAAGTAagtagtatataaataagtttatttaagtactataattttagtaattacttattattttttattaattactttaaagttatttttaaatatacttttaaaattactttagttagtaaagatattttaggtttcttaatcttatataatttctatatttttaaagaagTCTTTAAGgataagtttaaattaattcTTAGTACCTTTAGattaatagtatagtaaaaaatacctttttaatagtagtatttaGTTTAGTTAGGAATATATagaagtatctttttatttagaTTAAGAatagaattatatttatagcttatcctttaaatagttctagtttaagtagcttaaaagctTCCTtaatatctctttctctctaaaggttaatattattattaattactaaaagagtttcttaattattaacctaattCTATaggttataaatagtattttatagttaatagattttagctattatttttattatactaagtggttttttaatataagggGGTGCTAGGctagtattactagatattttaatagtataatattacttaatataaatatagtatagtttaaataaaagctattaatatataatagttagggtttcTAAATaggtaaactagtctatattaggtttatatttatagaatatataaggtattatactaaatatattaaattattatatcttttaatagttaatagtatatataaggcttattaaagtaaagaagtattattaatagctagtaaattaagtcttatttaatattaaataaatatatatatatacttaagtaatatataagttaaatagagtTAGTTTAACTTAGCTtgtctttattatataagttaaataaggttagtttaactttatttataatagttaatcctgtaagttaaataatatatatttaacttatataaggTAAGTGGCTTCTAATTAGAAAAAAAAGGTAGGgtgtatttatatataagttagaaCGTATTAGGTCATAACACTAGCTAaatagctacttaatatagctaatagattaatatttaatagttataattaagctatataatatcttctattactacttaatattaacttttttattttaataataaaaagtaaagagaaGTAAGTgtaatagtaagcttttttaaactatagcttaaaaagtatagctaGGCCCTGTAATTAGACTtccttaagctataatttaaagaagttaatattaagtaaagggaattaaataataaatattatattaaccttaagcTAATACTAGCTAACTTTGAGTATagggttaaggttatatttaactaattagtaatttaactttactttaagtaatataactttaaaaattaagtaaaactatttattttagtagctaatttaagttaaattatcttttaatagtttttagggttagggttatgTTTAACTAATTAGCAACTCggctttactttaagtaatataactttaaaaattaagtaaaactatttattttagtagctaatttaagttaaattatcttttaatagttcCTAGGGTtatttacctaaatcttattattatttaggattagtattttatataatgcCTAAggatatatactattttaactgctttttcctttattttatagtaaatcttaatattaaaaaaacttaagaACTAGcagtattactttataagtatataatatattaagttaataaggttagctttagtataaagatattaatactttctAAAggccttataaaatataagaaataaataaatagaaataagaaaggattagtaatataatatattagttagtaataaaactagtaatttaggctatattactattagtacCCTGacttaaggttaatataagacttatagtattaagaagtatagctttttatagtaagctaatagtatatataatatatatttttaataacttactatagctaactttttcccttttttttttatctcttttttttatatactttttttaaattattattatattataatttctaattaactactactttattagtaatttaagctatattactactaataccttaacttaaggttaatataagacttatagtattaaaaagtatagctttctttttataataaattaataaactatatacttttttttcttttttagccTTTCTTATTAGCCTTCtctagctatagctaataactagtataaatatagtaggcttagtaatttaattttattatataaagcctttttataagtagtagctttaaaaaaatcttactttactttttaaagttagggattttactttattatttctttctaACTCCTTTTCCTTAAATTAAGACCTTAAAGTAAtgctttaagctatatagtatagctattatataactgcAGCTCTATCTATCCCTATAGATAGTCTCTCCTTCCTACTACCTTTAGTAAAGTAGCTagccttttaaagctatagcctagcttttactttatattataccttacttaaaaaagagcttacttttcctttttatattatataatttatatttattatatatattatatatatattatatatatctattagttaaggttatttttcttttcttttttttattttttatttccttttttttttttatctcttttccctctctcttttttttctttttctttctttctttttttttatcttttttttatatactctttttaaattatacctttcctttataaatacctaaaacttactttaaaggtttatattataattttaattagctattatcttactagtagtttaaactatactattattaatactttaatttaaggttaatataagacCTATAATATTAGGaagtatagttttttatagtatattagtagattatatattttctttcttttttaaccttattatatattattagtattaagtaaaagttagtaaactatttaattatagtttataattactttacttaaatttactttattctctttcttttttcttttttttctctttttttttatatagctagcttttttaagctatagcctaaCTAAGACTAGGagcttaagctatacttttataaggctataaaagcctatctttACTATAGTAGGCctcttttagtaatatataaagatagtagGCTAgactttaagctataagtcCTTAAGGCTAGctattatagattataataagatagtaagatagcttaagctatatatattaaaattactaatcttcttaacttaaagtagctctttagctattaaaaagctagtactttatagctagtttagttaaaggttaaggttaaatataaaagcctagggtttaatttatttataaagagcctgctttttaatagccttaaaagctattttaatttttttagtttaaaggggttttttttttaagctttattactTCTTTAACCCCttacttatagtttaatcttactatattatataaagccttttttttttaaaattagcactttctagctattataatactatactatctattctatttattaagctagcttttattaataaagctagccTCTTAAAACTTTAGCCTagcttatactataattataaaaagcttttcttttttttctttattttatataaaggctcctttaatttataaaaggcTAACCTTATTCtagctaattttaatatattactagtattttatattctttttttttcttttagctttttttactttagcttaacttaacctgccttttttactttttttatcttttttaccttttttactttttttactttttttacctcttatatatatatttatatatatatatatcctttatCCTACTACCTtatacttaactttcttAACCTATAGCctagctaatagtaactttaattaattacttacctatatatagatttacTTAAGGTTAGCTTTAGCgtttttattagctaactAGAACTagtagtatagtatattagtagtatAGTAACCttagcttctttttaattaattaggaGCCTGCCCTATATAGTAGTATAGTGTGTGCTACTGCCTGCCTAGCAGTTAGTGCAGAAGCTGTAAGCAAGCAGCGCGGCGAGCTTAGATTATATTGTCGCGATAAGAGAGTGTCTGGGGTTTTGTCATACCTTATCGAGTCGCATATCGCTTTTCTATTGGCATTGTTAGAAGTACCTAGCTGAAACTACGACCCtagatcaagaacaagagagcCTCCCTCGAGGTACAGTGAATGTTCCTCCAGGAGTCGTTGCGACTCTTAAGGTAGCGCAATGAATCTTCGTTGCGACTCGGAAGGGATATTTGATAACGAGGTTTATGTCAAAGCTTACACTTTCGCACATTAACTAGGGTTGTAGGCTTGAGTCTTTCGGTCGTGACCAAGAATCAGCCTGTATATCATGCAAACCACGGCTTTCGAGATCTCCAGAACAGACTGCCTGTGACAGAAGAGACAGTATTCCCAGTATGTTCACTCGCCAAAGGCCTGTCAGCCGTGGCCATGGGCATATTAGTCGACCAAGGTCTTGCATGGTGGAAGATGCTTGTCAAAGACGCAACACCCTCTTTTCACCCAAACGACAATTATCTGTATAACAACACAACTCTAGCGGACCTCTACAGTCACCGTAGCGGTATGTCATCATATGGAAACCTGGCCGGTGGTTGTGAGGGCAACATCTTGATTGGCAAAGACGACTGCATGCGGGTCGTTAATCACCAGACTCTGGTCCCCGCACACCTCGGTTCATTTGCATACAACAGTACTGCTTATGACGCCTGCGATGAGAGTTTCAAAAGCCTCAGCGGCACGCCTCTGGACGACTTCCTCCAGCAGCACGTCTTCGCTGAGCTCGGCTTGCGAAGAACCTTCATGAGACCCCCGCCCAGCGACGCAGATAATGTGGCAAAGTCCTACAACGCCTTGGATGATGGTACACCATGGTGCATACCGGGACCTAAGCTTGGCGAGGATGATATCGGCTGCGGTTCCGATGGACTCCGTTCTTGCGCTGCTGATTTGGCCAAGCTCTATACCTGCTTTGTCCAGAGTTTCAACCATGAGTGTCACACAGGCCAAACCTCTACACCAGGCTCCCCTCTAAAGCAGGTATCGAAGACCATGTCTCCTCATGTGCCAATGCTCTCGACTGAGAAGGGGGAGGTATCTTACGGACTGGGATGGGCGCGTGTGCAACTGCCCAACACCATGGGACACATCGGGTTGAATGGCAGGTTAATGCCGCATGGCATGCCGGTTATCGGGAAAGGAGTAGCTGACGAGCTGATATTATACCATCAAGGCACGCTCCCAGGCGCTCTTGCGGTTGTTATACTGATTCCACCTACGGAAACCGTCGTGTTGGTCATGAGCAACAGCCTCTCACTTACGGACATGCCTGACTGGGTCTCACAAATGGTACTTGAAGAGATCAGGGATATTCCGATCGAAGATCGCACCGATTTTGTAACATACGCTAAGACGTCTATCGCTATCAACTTGGGATGGTATGCCCGGATTACCCAAGGTCTCATGCAAGGTCAACCGCAGACCATTAAACCCCACGGACCCTTGGAGTCTTACATGGGAAAATATGAAGATGAGAGTCGCGTTTTCAGTGCTGTGGTCACTGTGAAAGAGGGAGTGCTCTTTTTGGCATTCCAGGGAATGGATTCGGAAAAGTACAAGCTAACACATTATGATGGCGATACTTTTACATGGTTGCAACCACGGAACGACTTGTCGCGCCGAGGTAGATAGGTATTGGGAAATGACAATGATCCGTCATTCTGGAAGATAAGATTTGGTGCTGATGATCATGGGAGTGTAAACACGGTGCGCTGGTGCCACGACTCCTCCCTAGATCCTATTCTGTATTCGCGATAGTGGCGAACAATGACTCTCATTTCCAACTCGTAGTCTATCTCCGTTGTCTTTCATCACCTACTCAGTGGTTCTAAGCTACTTAGGCTACCAGCGATACACTCTATGGAAACATATGTCGTGCAACCTAGAATACTCGACTCTGAAGAGCGAGCAACAGTTGCACTGCTCTGAGAGGACCAGCGTCTATGCTGCTCATCCGCATATGCTCAATTCCAGTCAGAAAACATATGATCATAGGCTACGGGACGGTCATGGGATCGGTAGCTCCCCTGTTTGCCACACATTCCGAACCTTGGGCCGCATCTTTGGTGTTACTGGTCTCGGGAAAGATTCAATAACTATGGCTGTAAACTTAGAATCTGAAGTCATGAAGCGACGCATCCAGCCCTTTCTAATTATGATCTGATAGAAGCTTCAACCAGTCTAGCAGATAAGGTCTCTGGAGCTGTAACAATCGATCGCTAGTAGGAGCTGCTCCGACGCTTTGTCCGGTGCCCTGCCACTAGTGTATGACCCAACGCCCCCAGGCTTCCTCGCATTCTACGAAAGTGAAGAGCGGAGCTGAAACCAAAATTCGTCAGGGCCGGAATTCTCTGTGATTACctggcttttatatattagcgtTCTGCATCTACACATAAAGAAACATGAATCAGGAGCAGAGTCAACTTCTACTCTTTCTCAGAAGTTCCAGGCTTCTCTTTGTTTAATCTTGCTAGTGGCCCCCGATCCGCTTAATCAGCATGAACGACCCGAACGACAAGAGAGAAATGCCTGAGGTGGAAGAATTCGAAGGCCTTGTCCTCGCTGATGTAATCCCCAAACGGGACAAGTGGTGGTTTCAGTACCCCAACCTACGTAAGCTTAACTTGCTTCTGTTCAGTGCCTTCCTGGCCCAGTTTACTTGCGGATTTTACGGAAGTATGCTGAATGGCATGCAGTCTCTGCCTCTTTGAAGGGAAGCATTTGGCGACCCGGTATGTTTTACTTTGGGAAAGTGACCAATTATCTCGTCTGAGACACTAACATGTGAGCTCATAGACAGGTGCTAACCTTGGAACTCTTGTCAACGCGATCAACATCGGTGTTCTCGTATCCGCCCTCTTTTCCTCTCAGCTCTGCGAGATCTTCGGACGAAAGAAACCGATCACACTGGGCACtttcttgatcatcatcgGTTCTGCACTTCAGGGAGGTGCTCAGAACCTGGGCATGTTTATTGCTGGCCGAATCATTATCGGCTTGGGAACTGGCATCGTCGCAGTGGCTGCTCCTCAGTTGATGACAGAAGTCGCGTACCCGACTCATCGTGGGAAAATGGTGTCTCTATACATGACACAGTGGGTTGTTATAAGTTCTCACTTGCGGTATGATGCGTAGTCACTGTACAGCAACGATACTGACATGTTATACCTACCAGGGCTATCTCGTCGCTGCTTGGAAGACGTTCGGCACGTTCAAGATGAACTCTTCGTGGAGCTGGAGGCTACCCAGTCTCTTGCAAGGCGTTCCAGCCATTCTGCAGCTTATACTCAGTATCTGCGTCCCCGAGTCTCCCCGCTAGCTCGTGTACAAGGACCGTCGAGGCGAAGCTTTGGCTGTGCTCTCTCAGTATCACTCGTGCGGCGACCACGATTCTCGCCTAGTGCGTTTCGAGCTGCTCGAGATCGAAGCAACCctagaggaagaaaagaaacacaAGGCGATCCAGTGGTCAGAGTTCATCCGCACTAGTGGTAACAGAAAGCGCCTCTGGATCTTAATCTCTATGGGTTTCGCTGCTCAGTTGTCGGGCCTGGGTTTGACCGGCTATTACCTgaccaagatcttgaacagCATTGGCGTGACCAATGCAAACACGCAACTTCTCATCAATGTGATTGCGGCTGTTTGGCAATTGTGTTGCTCTGTTTTCTTTGCTATGCTCATTGATCGAGTCGGCCGACGCGGTCTTATCACCTTTAGGATTACTACAATGTTGGTTGTCTTCATCGTGTGGACTATCTGCTCTGCTCTCAACGAAGAACGCCACTTTTCCGACCGACCTATGGCGCTCGCCGTCGTTGCCACGATCTTTCTCTTCCAGGTTGGTTACCGACCCTTCGCCATCTCAACAGTGCCCTACGTTGTTGAGTGTTCTCTTTATTCGTTGCGGTCAAAGACAGCTATGATCTTTCAGTTCTGTGGCTACTCGGCCAGCTTCTTCACAGGCTATGTCAATCCCGTTGCTTTGGACCGCGTACGCTGGCGTTACTACATATTTGCATGTGCTGTTCTGGGCGTTGAATGCGTGTTTGCTTGGTGGTATCTGCCTGAGACAAAGGGgaagggtcttgaggagATTGGTCAGATCTTTGACGGTGAGGAGCTTCTGACGGGTACACaggccatcaccaagaagcGCGCGGAGAAATACCGTGCGTTTGATGAGGGTAGTATTCGTGAGCGTAAAGCTCTTAGTACGAGTCACATTAAGGAAGGGGAAGAGTGAACTTTGAGGGGTGATAACGATAGTCCTACTGTGCTGTACAAACTGCTCTCGTTTCTCAATCTCGTCTGGATATCGCCATGGGTTTTCACATATCGTCGTCATGAACAAGACAATGACCATGTACAATTCAATAATTCCGCGGCAACCCTTAAGAAGCATGTGAATACGCTCGTCAAAGCAcattcttaattataaaggaaCTTTTTGAAAGCCAGTGCTGGCTCGTTCAGAGACTACATATAGTGGGCCGGAGTCGTGTCCAAGTCCGGCTTTCTCGGCTGCTGAGGACGGGTACTGCCGTCATAGAAGCGATCATTGCGGGGTCTCAACTCAGTCGTGACGCGCTAATACATACCTTGTTGCTCTTCTGATATTTCACTCGTTCGGTGCCACAGCATGTCTCGGGATTTTCGCTGTGATTGCTGTCTCAGAAATGGTCCATATCAATTCTCAAGCCAAGTATATTAGCTGCTCAAGTCTGACGAATCTTTGTGGAGTCAGAGCCATAACTGATGTCATTCATTCATGCTTCCTTGGCTGTGATGGTACGGCATTTTAACCAACCCGAAAGAGAAAGTCCTTAACTTTCTAGTCTCATGGCATTTGGTCTGGACACTGTCTTCCCCCATACTGAAAATCTTCTTAAATGGCTGCAAGTAGGAGAATTCCTGGCACTCAAAAGATTCGCTGTTGCGGCCATGGCCTCAGAGGGCATTGCTGGCTCTTGTTGATATAATGTCGAGATATCATTCCCGGCTCACAGGGTCAAGCTATGCCACCTCTTTCGGATACTGCGGCACGGAACGTTCGAATTTCAGCGACGTTGCAGTGCTCCGCTTAGGGGATGACGATATTATCATTCCGGCTGCGTAATGTGATGTTTGCGAGCCATGACATATTGCCGCGTGTAACGTCGGCCATAGTTACACGTGAAATCAAGTGTTGCTTCCATACATCTCTAACCTTTGTCGGTATACTCCGGAGAGTCAAGTCGACAGATAAGGCTTATCAAGCCAATCGGTACTTTTTATCTAGTGCTTACTCTAGCAGGGTGAATATTGACCATGCCATCTATTCATAGGCAATTGTTTTACTAGGATGTGAATCCTGCTTCGGCAGATAAAAGTCTGCTTCACCTCAGCTAGAGCATAGAAACATAATCATCGATTTTCAACCGTACGG
The window above is part of the Fusarium musae strain F31 chromosome 6, whole genome shotgun sequence genome. Proteins encoded here:
- a CDS encoding hypothetical protein (EggNog:ENOG41), with the protein product MNDPNDKREMPEVEEFEGLVLADVIPKRDKWWFQYPNLRKLNLLLFSAFLAQFTCGFYGSANLGTLVNAINIGVLVSALFSSQLCEIFGRKKPITLGTFLIIIGSALQGGAQNLGMFIAGRIIIGLGTGIVAVAAPQLMTEVAYPTHRGKMLVYKDRRGEALAVLSQYHSCGDHDSRLVRFELLEIEATLEEEKKHKAIQWSEFIRTSGNRKRLWILISMGFAAQLSGLGLTGYYLTKILNSIGVTNANTQLLINVIAAVWQLCCSVFFAMLIDRVGRRGLITFRITTMLVVFIVWTICSALNEERHFSDRPMALAVVATIFLFQVGYRPFAISTVPYVVECSLYSLRSKTAMIFQFCGYSASFFTGYVNPVALDRVRWRYYIFACAVLGVECVFAWWYLPETKGKGLEEIGQIFDGEELLTGTQAITKKRAEKYRAFDEGSIRERKALSTSHIKEGEE